In the genome of Aedes aegypti strain LVP_AGWG chromosome 2, AaegL5.0 Primary Assembly, whole genome shotgun sequence, the window agagcttcccgatcagctgattttaaacgtcttgtgaataggcctcgaaagttctcgaaaattgcaatgcacgtggtgatcgatcattgtcatatactgttcaagtggtgatcaACTGATGTTgcagaataaaattgttgcaacaagaataggaaatgacaatgtctttgttggtGCGTGTtgagtgacaattgattcactgatctGGAGCAATTTGTGAAGGTttcctcaaagaattttctggttgaaatcttaaagaaatccaGGAAAAGAAATTGTGTGGGACACCCAAAAAAAATCGTGGGGTATCTTTGGAGAAGTTACTGGTTGAAATGTTCAAGATGTTCTAAACGGGAATATTGGAGGATGTCATAGGGCAGTCGATGGAAGAACCACTaaataaaatcctggaggatttcagattttcttgaaaaaaaaaaactgaaagaaTATTCAAAAGTATTCCTGGAGGTAGTTTTTGTGGTTTTCCTTGGTTGAATTCTTAATGTGTCTTAAACAAAATGCTGagagaaattccttagaaaaattcttaGAAGATAATCCCTGaatgatttcttgaagaaattttcgaaataatatttgaatatttgggCATATATTCTaattaatttgtattgaaactTCATGAAGAATTATCGAGAAATACACACACAGTATGTATTTTTCGATATTTGttcaatgaatttcaacaaaaataaatgcgAGCAGTATACTGATGTCACGAGGATTTACCAAAAAGTTTTACAAATATCCTTAGAGGAATATCTGGCCCGATTCTATGGAAAATCAAATTCTTATTTGCTGATTCTTGTTACGTTTTTTTCTTGGTTCATTTTGGGTCTCTTAGCCAAATAATAGTAGGTCTCTTTTTTCAGGCAAGAGTTCCTATTTCCAGATTGTTGGGGTTCTAACAGATTTCTTTTGTACTTATTCATAGGTGGCACAATGTTACGTGGAGGATCTGAAAACGTTCCCTCAGACAATCGTGGATTTGTTGAAGACCCACTCGACTACGCTGGATCCGGAAATGAGGAACACATTCTGCAGGGCGCTGATTTTGCTACGTAATAAGAATTTAATATCTCCACTGGACTTGCTGGAACTGTTTTTCCAGCTGCTTCGGTGTCCCGATAAGGCTCTccggaagtttttggaaaaccaCATCATCACGGACATCAAGAACATGAACGCCAAGCAGAAGGATATGAAGTTGAATTCGACTTTGCAGAACTTTATGTATACCATGTTGAAGGATGCCAATCCGAAGGCGGCCAAAATGTCCATCGATATCATGATTGAGCTGTACAAAAAGCGGATCTGGAACGATGCAAAGACCGTAAATGTTATCGCAACGGTTGGATGCTTCTCAAAGGTCACCAAAGTAATGGTGGCCTCGTTGAAGTTCTTCCTTGGTACCGACGAGGAAGAGGAAAAATCCGACGAGGATAGCGACAAGGAAGTGGACCTGAAAGGGGCCATGATGGCTGCCAGGGTCAACAAGAAGACGAAGAAACGCAAGAAGCAACTGGAAGCGGCCAAGAAGCTGTACAATCAGGCACAGAAAAAGAAAAGCAAGGCGGTGTCGTTTAACTTCTCCGCTGTACATTTGATACACAACCCGCAGGGTATGGCGGAGAACCTGTTCAAGCAGCTGCAAGACGGGAACGAGCGGTTCGAGGTCAAGTTGATGCACCTGGATGTGATTTCAAGGCTGATTGGTATCCATGAGCTGTTCTTGTTCAGCTTCTATCCGTACATTACTCGGTGAGTAGAATTTGTAAATCTTATACTGCCATCGCTACTTCTTATGCATATGATAGTGTGAGTAGTGTAGCCCAGGTGATCCACAGATTTTTGACGAACGCTAGCTAAATCTAATTGGTACGATTAGCTCAATCATGGTTGGAATTAATTTATACGCTCATTTGGCTCATCAAACTCAACTTAAGTCACCTAAGGGTCaaagaatcccttgaggaattatGTAGGTTTGCCtgtaaaattccttaaaaataaaTCTGGGATAATCTTTTGGATagaggggggtctgtagccttgaggttacgctttcgcttcataagcggaaggtcatggattcgattcccagcccctccacaaaaaacccgtccagccaccagaaggcGCTTCACGGAAGactgtgctttggggagcacatccatcctccgtcagtatcagatggtggctgagacaaactgaccctcttcgcaggcagctagcctcactaacagcagagttCTCTCTTACCTGcacggtgtgagagtaaaagagtaggagagagtgaaagaagatgtaaatatagataagttaaaaatagatctgtatcggtaaagaaggtacagatcaactgattccggcacagtagtggccacgagcacagagcgccttaaaaaaatcttttggagtacttcttggaagaactcttgtaggaatctttgaaagatctgCTAGAGTAACTACTGAATAAATCGTAAAAAAATGGTGGACaactctctggagaaaatccttgaaCAGTAACTGGATCCTGTGAAAATTACTAAACGCAACTAGGTtggattttctggagcaaattctattaaatctctggaagaatttctggacacaTTCCAGGGAGGTTTTGTGAAAAACCTCCTAAAGGAATGAATATTCAGGAGTTTGTAGGAGTCACTGGTAGTACTCCTGAATAAGTTCCAGGATAAATCActaaaagatttcctggagcttttcctcgagaaatctgaaaataaattcctggagaattatCGCGTAAGAGTATGTGGAGGTTACTCTGTagcatctaaaattttgcacctgGGTTCGCTGCAAAAAGTATAAGGATAATGGTGACTTAATAAAGATCATTTTAactaaaaaagagactttagagactcTCCATTAAACATAGAAACTTTAAGGCTATTTTTTCGATATACTTTAACATTTAGCTGATATCTTATATCGTTTACAAtaccattatttttttcttatgcaGATTCATCCAACCTCATCAGCGACAAGTCACGAGAATCCTGCAGTTTGCGGCCCAGGCGTCCCACGAGTTGGTACCGCCGGAGCTGATTGAACCTGTGATCAAAACCTTGGTGAACAACTTCGTCTCCGAACGCAACTCCAGCGATGTGATGGCCATCGGTTTGAACGCCTGCCGGGAAATTTGCGTCCGGTGTCCTTTGGCGATGAACGAAGATCTACTGAGGGATTTAACCATGTACAAAAACTACAAGGAAAAGTCGGTCATGATGGCAGCCAAGTCGCTGATCTTGCTTTATCGCGAACAGATGCCGACTCTTCTGGCCAAGAAGGATCGTGGTCGTCCAACGGAGGCGAGTGTGGAAATAAAGCCCAAGAAATACGGTGAAGTTCAAGCAATGGACCACATTCCGGGAACCGAAGCATTGCTGAATGCAGCGCCAGCGCTTGAAGTGGACGAGGAAGAGGATGAGGATGGTTCTGATTCGGATGGAAACTGGGTGGACGTTGATAGTGACGACGAGGTTATTGAGGAGAAAAAGAAGGGCATTACGATGATTAAGAAATCCAAGCCCGACGAAGAAGCGTCCGATGAAGAGGAGGAAGATGAGGACGACGATGGCGAATGGGAAACAGATTCTGAAGGTGGTAGTGAAGATATCGAAGATGAAGAGGAGGATGATGAGGATGAGCCTGAGGAAGAGGTCGAAGAAAAACCGGAACCGTCACGTAAAAATGCTAACAAGAAGCAAGCCAAGAAACGAAGCAGCAATTCTACGTCAATCCCGGCAGAACAGGTAGCCTCGGCCGGCACGACTCTAACGTCCAAGGAAGCCGTCCAGGAGCTAGCTCTGACCAAGATCTTCACCGATGCGGACTTCCAGCGGATCGAGCAGGAACagattaagaaaaaaatgaccCACAACAGTCGGAAGCGTCAGCTGGAAAAAGAGAAGAGTGAATTCGTCAAACTGGACGACATTGAGCTGATTTACAAGAAACGCAAAACTGATAAGGAAGCGCGGATCGAAAGCATGAAGAAGGGTCGCGAGGGTCGGGAAAAGTTCGGATACAAGGACAACCGGCACGATCCGTTCTGCTCGAAGACGAACACCGAAAAGCGGAAGAACAAAAACTTCAACATGATCCGGCACAAGGCGCGCGGCAAGGTCAAGAAATCGTTCCGCGAGAAGCAGCTTGCTCTGAGGAAGCATCTGACTCACATGAAGAAGATGAAGTAAATCTTTACTTGTATATGAATATGTATTAAGGAATACAATACAAAACGAAATAAACTTGCTGATTGTTGTTTTTTGtccgaaaatataaaaaccaaattttgcactTGCCGAAgaataaatttattaaattattattggTTAGGATACATTTTGAATGTTGTACATAAAAATAGGTATGTAGTAACAAAGAcccaatgaaataaaaattacagAACGAATTAACAGTACAGGTATTGTCTTTAAATTTATGTAACAGTTTTACCTAAAATGAACttctttgattttatttagccAATaaggaaaatcaattgaaagcTAATTCAAATTCATACCGGAAGCAAACAACACAGttttcttgttcttcttctttttcgctCCGTTGTTGTTGCTGGAAGCTGCTCCTCCCTTTTGCTTTTTGTTAATTACTCCGCCCTCCAACACGGCAAGTTCGTTATTCAGCGATACCTTCTCCAGTGCTGCCTCGATAGCGGAGGCCAAATTGTTTCTCGGTTCAGGTGCTCGGGCTTCCTGAATATCGTCATTCTCATCAAAGTCGCTCTCCGAAGTGAAACGGTGCTTGTGGATGGACGACGTTGTACTGCTCATCCTGGAACCAGTCACCTGAATCATCTTCGGTGGTGGTGCAGCCAAGGGTCCAAATACATTTACCGATCCACCAGATGGAAGCGATGGCCAGCGGGACGCTGCTGGCGAAGTGGATAACATCTGATGGAAAGAGCAGTATTAATATTAGGATTACGGTTGGAATGCTTAAGGTTTACCTTTGACCACGATGGACCTGATGGATAAGGGGAAGCAGAAGCATCACTGGTTGATGGGCTCGTACATAGAGATGGTTCATGGCTAAAATCGAATGAGTCATTTCCACACTGaaaaaagtaaaaggaaaaagtaaattaaaaaacagACAAacaaaacattctaaaactagaagtgAAGTCATTATTTGgcaagcgaatttcgttcacttggaaaacattaggttttgcaagaattttgttcagtcGGGTTGCTCAGCAGATCGAATGGCCTTGCaactgacttgaacgactctgatccagttGCACGGCGACTGTTCCAACTCTTACACTCAGAAAGACGGGTACCTAGTTATAGAATTTCTTAATTTTAGTATTGTGTGTGCACCTATTTATCGAGACACTTAGATGTCTATATAGATGCAGACAACTTTAGCCCTGGAGAtggaaggtgatagctctactgcaattccaacgacccatttctagaatggctgttcatacacacacattctgaggtcgtTTTCATCACAGCAAGCCCCGCACGAAAGCACCCAGATATCAATTGGATATCTGAAATGATTTCatacttcccgaatcgaaaattagattttcgaccctggcacgtggTTACAAATGGTCATATAATTTtgaacgatctcaccagtttgTTGTTCTTTCCATTGCTGCTTTAAACCACTCATAAAACAtctataagtatttttttttttcacatcacAAGTAACTTTTTTCACATTGTTTTCCgagtggcatagcaccatcagtCGATTCAATTTTTCATCGGTCGAACTTTAAAATGACGCGTAATCGAAATAATTTTCTGCTGAATCAACACATTATTCCcacaattcaatacttttcttctTAATAGCTtcgggtggcatagcaccactCTTCGTTTTGATATTTTCACCGGCCGAATATATGAAGAATCAAGATGAAACGTGGCAGCAAATACAGAATTtcttaattttagtaatttattaaaattttctatCTAAAAGCCTCTTTTTCACTTTGCAGGGAATGTTAAGCTATTTGTCAATccacctgggttgaagcatcgctaagcttcaacccagtcgaaatgacagttaCTTAACAGGTTATTCAGCCTAAATGAGCTGCAAAAATCgcattttagctgaataagctgttattcagctaccaatgttacttgggaagtaTAAGCATTGATGATCATACAAATCGTAcctagttgctactccgtaatTGATCAGAATATTCAAAATTATACAGGGAACCAACACATGCAGCTTGAGTGTGGCATACCAAGACCTATCCtataacatttccccgaatatcattaccccgaaaaccatcaccccgaaagtcaataccccgaatggtcaagtaccccgaaaaccattaccccgaatagtccgttgccccgaataccatttccccgaatggaccataaccccgaattttcttggcacgaaaaattgaagatccgacaaatgaatcccatataggggaacttacgtattctcggcagcttaaccctctaatacccaaatttttgttttcgatctaaatattatttttcgttatctaaaatcattctaaacacggtttgggcaatgatttatttttcttcgcaaatttatgaattttggtttttgatttttattatttttatttttgaacatccctatccttttaatttttttcttgaagcctcttctggttactgattttttgacaataataaaaatttgagtttttactatacttttaaaaatatgatttttttaatttgatcgtagaaaaatataaaaggtacgattttttctaatacacgttaaatgaattccaggcatttgtaggttatataagaatacaatttttaaaacaatttttaataatacaaataagtttcaaaaatcataaaaaaacttttcttatatgcgtgttatgagtcaaggtttaagccaaaaataaaatcattttaatttccgagctatgaaaaaatacacaaaattccaaagtgtaccccgtctaaaggcggggttgggtattagagggttaagccgatgccgtgcttcttttttaattttctcggacatcagcagacaaattccgtgtttgtctgttcacatttatgcgttgctcaatcctctatcgattcacaccgacagacttgtcaaaatgcttttggtaacGTTTTTaaaacgctgcgaacatcccttgtcagtgtgactattgtcggcagcctcaatctcttcggcaactttcccataacaactgctggtgaatctcttcggcagctccaaattagtcgcattttgaggcgtgctcatttgaattgatgacatctccggcgatatcgtttgtttagtctcggaaatctcgccagcgggatGCGGGcggaacaaagaatcatctgaatgtttccactgatgtgttttgacAGAAAAACACTGTATATTtggcatttgaaatttggttgccgataatagtcgaatggtgccgaagccgtaagtctccctacctatttcatagaattttgattttcatttgaattcatgttcttcatgttatcaaagttttattattcttttaatcaacagctattcttcatgagccatgattttgtgagaatgattgtgttcacaactataaatcatttttcgaacTGATGATAATGCTGACATGTTAATATTAGAGACCTTTCCCGCCTCTTTCAAAAGCGTTATATTATTTGGTAAtgcataattatatttttatattgctggaggcaatgcgagttcaacatattctaaaatgtcattagactatggtttgaaaaatgtcagatgaaaatgttaacTGATATTAATCTGACCACTATttcaaaagaacagcctatgataaaagaagaaaaaatcactgTTGAAAGCGCTACTTCCGAAAGAATAGCCGATAactaaaagaaggacaaatctcttgttggaaattgtaatactgacaagatgtaatacagacaagtaatgcaggggcttattttcatttattttttgaaatcactgttaactttgaatttcgctcaagacaattttgtcagtcgatttttttaccgctatcgctcaaacttcaactcaaatggtacaactcgaaagaatagcctgtaactcaatgaagagaaaatcattgaataaatttttacactgccattatactgcccataaaggcataactgtcccatatggaaaaagaaggcattgagaaaatagcgctcaaagtttgaagtttgttttctcatataaatgttcataattttgtaGTACATTTCTGCATGTCATATTTATTTAAAGCAACACACAgagaaatgattttttaaatcaataatattctgtattgaaatcaacagaaaaaaatatcatttctcggctaataatatattttttgaaatcaacaacaaaaccttgttgtttcaaaaaaatttttttttgtttctagaaTCAGTTGTCAACAcgaacaaaaattatttttttgaattcataataaatataTTTGTTAATATAgtattttatgttgaaacaaaaaataactgtgttgctttaaaaatttatattttttgaaccaaagaaaagtattttttaaaacaaaaaaggacatttttgtttcaatatttaatttttttatttatgtaggatgtattttcattattttctatttcatttgaaatgatcATAAATAAAAAGACTATTTTCTCTCCATTTGGATTTTATTTACATCTGATTTAGAAATAATCACCAGATGAGTTATTGCCTTCCTATGAACTCTGATTAATAACATTACTCTAGCTATTTCTGCATTTTGTAGACGCAGTCAGCAAGTAATTTGCAGTGCACCGTTCACGAGTGATGGATTCAGAATTACTTTCTCTTACCACCGGTGATGCGGTTGAATAACAATCTGTGGAAATCTTATGatacatagaaaaata includes:
- the LOC5571137 gene encoding protein SDA1 homolog, with product MVRHNNQLPDNLPQLQNLIKRDAESYREEFLQQYQHFLSVLEIFRLEPDKENKSLCESIMFLAQVAQCYVEDLKTFPQTIVDLLKTHSTTLDPEMRNTFCRALILLRNKNLISPLDLLELFFQLLRCPDKALRKFLENHIITDIKNMNAKQKDMKLNSTLQNFMYTMLKDANPKAAKMSIDIMIELYKKRIWNDAKTVNVIATVGCFSKVTKVMVASLKFFLGTDEEEEKSDEDSDKEVDLKGAMMAARVNKKTKKRKKQLEAAKKLYNQAQKKKSKAVSFNFSAVHLIHNPQGMAENLFKQLQDGNERFEVKLMHLDVISRLIGIHELFLFSFYPYITRFIQPHQRQVTRILQFAAQASHELVPPELIEPVIKTLVNNFVSERNSSDVMAIGLNACREICVRCPLAMNEDLLRDLTMYKNYKEKSVMMAAKSLILLYREQMPTLLAKKDRGRPTEASVEIKPKKYGEVQAMDHIPGTEALLNAAPALEVDEEEDEDGSDSDGNWVDVDSDDEVIEEKKKGITMIKKSKPDEEASDEEEEDEDDDGEWETDSEGGSEDIEDEEEDDEDEPEEEVEEKPEPSRKNANKKQAKKRSSNSTSIPAEQVASAGTTLTSKEAVQELALTKIFTDADFQRIEQEQIKKKMTHNSRKRQLEKEKSEFVKLDDIELIYKKRKTDKEARIESMKKGREGREKFGYKDNRHDPFCSKTNTEKRKNKNFNMIRHKARGKVKKSFREKQLALRKHLTHMKKMK